In Panicum virgatum strain AP13 chromosome 5K, P.virgatum_v5, whole genome shotgun sequence, the genomic window ACGAGACCATGGCGAGCATCTTTGAGCGCGGCACGGACAGCAGGGGGGTTCTGGTGAACACATTAGAATCTTTGGAGAGTCGAGCGGTGCATGCACTCAGGGATCCCCTGTGTGTACCTGGCAAGGTGCTGCCTCCAGTATACTGCGTTGGGCCACTAGTCAGGGGCAGCCAAAGGAATGGTGAGAAAACAGAGAGGCGGCATGAGTGCCTCACCTGGCTCGATGCTCAGCCAGAGCGCAGCGTCGTGTTTCTCTGCTTCGGGAGCACGGGTACATTCTCCGCCGACCAGATCAAGGAGATCGCCATTGGCCTGGACAAGTCCGGGCAACGGTTCCTATGGGTCGTGCAGGCTCCAGGCAACGTGAATGATTCGAAGAGTTTATTGGAGAAGCCATGTGAGCCGGACCTCGATGCCATCCTACCGGAGGGTTTCTTGGAGCGAACCAAGGATCGAGGGCTTGTCGTCAAGTCATGGGCACCGCAGGTGGATGTACTGAACAACCCAGCTACAGGCGCATTCGTGACCCACTGTGGATGGAACTCGACAATGGAGGGCGTCATGGCGGGGGTCCCAATGTTGTGCTGGCCATTGTATGCGGAGCAGAAGATGAACAAGGTATTCATGACAGAGGATATGGGCGTTGCAGCGGAGATGGAGGGGCATAGGACGGGTTTTATCAAGGCCGAAGAGGTGGAGACCAAAATAAGGTTGGTGATGGAGTCTaaggaggggagggagctccAGGCACGAGTGGTGGCACGCAAGAAAGAAGCAGAGGCAGCATTAGAGGTAGGAGGCTCGTCGCACGCGGCCTTTGTTCAGTTCTTGTCGAACGTGAAGAGCCTTGGAGAGCAGCTCGTCCAGTAATGGATTGGTAACTTATTTTTGGTTTTTTTTGTTACATTTTGTCTTCTAATATTCTATCATTTTTTATGCCATCCTTTCATTGTTTGATCAGCCATATTGTGTACCTTCTACGAACAGAATATCAGCTACAATAAAAAATGAATTAAGAAGATTTTATTTATTGGTTGGGAACTCTAAAGGCTAGAAGTTTGTTCATGCTGAAAACAAATTGTACAAAATTCGGATGTGCTAAATCCAATTTACTTCAAGCATCGCCAATTCTTTCCCTTTTGAAAAATCAAGGATCACCAATTGTCACCCATATGACCTGTGTGGATCCACCTAGCTAATCGATTTACTGGCTACTTGAATTTATTTTAATTTGACCAGCTAATTTGATAGCTACTATCTAAATATACTGAAAGACTTTACCTGACACTCAACTAAAATTAGCTACCTACTGATTAGCTAATAGATAACGCATAAGCTTTAGGCTTTAGCTCCCTTCTCCACAGCGTCTCTTTGGCGTTGGGTGGACCTTTTGGCCCTCTACTTTGTCTTGGGTGAGCTCGACATCGATGGTGCGTTGAACGGGGCTATGAAGTGGTAAATAAAGTGCTTTGGGGCCTTCTCCAATGCTGATGGCGTGGATTCGGCATCAACTTTGGCGAGGCAGCTGCAAAGTCCTCCAAGTCAGTTTCGGCAAGGTATTCGGCAGAGATTGGTTCGCTCCGTTGTGAAAGATGGGGGCTTGGATTTCTCTTCCATGGGGCTCTTGTCTTGGCTGCTGCTTGATGCGGCAGTTATGGGCTCTTCTGGGTCGTCAATTCGTTCAACAGTgctggtttctttctcttccaaGGTCAAGACGATGACGGCCGATTCATGCTAGTGGTGAGACGTCTTGCGGCTACAAATTGCTAGAGGTCTCGTCGGGTATCTTGGATGAGCTTCTCTCCTGCTTGTCGTGCGTCTTCTCCGACTCTAGCGGAACTGGAAGTGGTGTGGCGAGATGGAGCTCTGCATCAAGATCCAAGGATTATAGTTACAAATTTGTTGTTTATTAGGGTCTTATACGCAATTTGTCATCTTTGGAGGATGGATGCTATGGACTTGACTGTAATTTGTACATCCTCCAGGGTGCTGTCTGTAAGAGCTTGGCTCTTTTCTATATACTATAAGAATCCATAGAAATTGAAACATTTCTCACCAAGATTAAACCCTATACCCACCTCACAAACCACCACTTTAAGGCCCACATGTAAGCACCAAATGTTTGACAAGGGAGGCTGGCAGGCTGAAAACGCTGCCCACCCCGTTCATTCGCGAGGGCGCGCCCCCCTCCGTCATTTTTTTCACCACGACATTCTCTACCCACCCTTGGGTACCCGCGATCCTATTGGCCATCGGGCGTGAAATACTCCCGTAATGATGTCTGCCTTCCAAAACGCTAAGTATCGCCCTCATCCTCCCTTGCGACGCCGCCTCCCCCcgacgccccctcctccctgcgacgccgcctcccccgACCCCCGACGCCCtccgcctcgacgcgcggccCTCGGGACGCCGCCCAGCCGCTACACACGGCCCTTGGGGTGCCGGCTCGGGGCCCCGCCGACGCCACGCGTCGCCATGCCCGGACGCTGATCCACCAGCCTCGTCGTCCCTCCGTGCCGCGGccacgcccggccgccgccgagcccgcgcGGTGCGCCGACGCCGAGCATCGCCACGCCCGAACGACGAACCACCGGTCTCGTCGTCCCTCCGCGCCGCGGCCTCTTCTGCCAGAACCCTAGCCTCGCCTCGGCCACAATGGACGAATCCGGCTCAGCCCCCAtctccgccgccatcgccgcatACTAACCCCTGCACCTACGCTGGCGCTCTCACCTCCctctcgcgctcgccgccgccgccgctccgcgttCCCCTCGCGCGCATCGTCGCTGCCACTCCGTCGCGTCCCCATGATCCGCCCTCGCTTCCCTGtctcgctcgccgccgctgccgccactccgacatccccctccccccccccccccccccccccccgcgtcaTCCCTGCCCATGGCCACCTCTCCGCCGTCGCAAACACCAGGACTCCGAGCGATGAACCATGTGGTGCTGCCCAGGTTTCGGATCTTCCCCTTCTATCTTCCAGATCCGGTGGCAACTAGAAGGTAGGGAGAGGTAAGGTCATCCGGCTCTCGCCCTTCTCCTCACTTTGTTTATTCTCCTCCTACGAACTCTGCTACGTAGGTGATAAATCCTGATACCGGTTTTGCAGATACGCGTTTGCAATGACAGCATGCTTGGTTCAGGTACTATCTTCTACGGATGCGTAATAGTTAAATGTATGGAAGAAAAGTTCCCAGGCTTTTGCCACTGCTTCTTAATCTATACTAAAAAAGAATGCTTGCATGCTTTACTTCTATATTGAAACAGATGATTACACATTGCTCATATCTACTTCTATATTGAAACAGATGATTCACATTGCTCATATCTACTGTTATCTTGAAAGAAACAATTACACAATGTTTGTGATATTGCAGGAACTTGGCACCGATAAAAATCTCTATGCACTGGTTTTTGGGGAATCAGTTTTAAATGTGCTGGATGCAGAAACTTTTCTTTACTCAATATCTTTTTGATAAATTAATAAATTAGTTCTGCACATGCTTACATAACTCTTTTTCCCTTTTGTGGTCTGTTAATTAAGGTGGCTATATCCTTAATTAACTGGCTTCTTGCAGGGTCTGTTAATGTTTTGTTGTAAGATCTGTGGTCCTAAGATATTAGTTTATGCATAGCTTCTGAATTATCACTATAAGTTATTTATAATTTAACTGGCTTCTTGCAAGGTCTGAGAGGACTTTATGCAGGTTTTTATCCTACAGTTCTTGGATCAACTGTATCCTAGCTTACCAGACCGTATGGGACTGAACTTTGATCAATCTTGTGTTTAATCAATTTATTATTTTCTTTGGCCGAATTAATTGACAACCTTATTGTGGGATTAATTGGATATTATGGTTCTTGGCCATTCTACCATTTAGGTAAAAAGAAATAGGTTTATACTTTAATCAATTGTCCATCTATATTATAGATAAGAATTTATGATGATAAATA contains:
- the LOC120710731 gene encoding anthocyanidin 5,3-O-glucosyltransferase-like, with amino-acid sequence MKQTVVLYPVAAVGHVVPMAELAKVFLSHGFIVTMVIAPPPLESSDPDASQIEQIAAANPSISFHVLPPIIPAHDDFAGSPKDPILLVLEMPRQYKDKLESFLRSIPRQRLHSLVIDVFCADAIDVAAKLGVPVYTFFPMGASSLAVVTQLPTLLAGRQTGLEELGDTPLEFLGVPPMPASHLMAELLGHPEEELYETMASIFERGTDSRGVLVNTLESLESRAVHALRDPLCVPGKVLPPVYCVGPLVRGSQRNGEKTERRHECLTWLDAQPERSVVFLCFGSTGTFSADQIKEIAIGLDKSGQRFLWVVQAPGNVNDSKSLLEKPCEPDLDAILPEGFLERTKDRGLVVKSWAPQVDVLNNPATGAFVTHCGWNSTMEGVMAGVPMLCWPLYAEQKMNKVFMTEDMGVAAEMEGHRTGFIKAEEVETKIRLVMESKEGRELQARVVARKKEAEAALEVGGSSHAAFVQFLSNVKSLGEQLVQ